From one Catellatospora sp. IY07-71 genomic stretch:
- a CDS encoding GbsR/MarR family transcriptional regulator, which yields MSDEVDAVAPRDEDAVRRSVEHMAMMLADMGFPRMPSRVLMTMMSAEETSLTAGDLAERLSVSPAAISGAVRYLMQMGFVVREPAPGSRRDHYRLPDEPWYGVTTAKRGFYGQFSDEAEGVITAAGGEGTAAGRRLADMRDFFLFVQDQVGSALARWQEQRQQGRSARR from the coding sequence GTCGACGCGGTCGCCCCGCGTGATGAGGACGCCGTGCGCCGTTCCGTGGAGCACATGGCGATGATGCTGGCCGACATGGGCTTTCCGCGGATGCCCTCGCGCGTGCTGATGACGATGATGAGCGCGGAGGAGACCTCGCTGACGGCGGGCGACCTGGCCGAGCGGCTGAGCGTGAGCCCGGCGGCGATCTCCGGCGCGGTCCGCTACCTGATGCAGATGGGCTTCGTCGTACGCGAGCCCGCCCCCGGCTCCCGCCGGGACCACTACCGCCTGCCCGACGAGCCCTGGTACGGCGTGACCACGGCCAAGCGCGGCTTCTACGGCCAGTTCTCCGACGAGGCCGAGGGGGTCATCACCGCCGCCGGCGGCGAGGGCACGGCGGCCGGGCGGCGGCTGGCCGACATGCGGGACTTCTTCCTCTTCGTGCAGGACCAGGTCGGTTCGGCGCTGGCCCGCTGGCAGGAACAGCGGCAGCAGGGGCGTTCCGCCCGGCGGTGA
- a CDS encoding ABC transporter permease, with the protein MSAEVGVKDGVALNAAGPRWWKNESAEGLWRNLGLVGVLLALFAIGAVIRPDLYSDFDWVTNNMMVILTQAAAIGVVTVGMTFVIIGGGIDLSVGALIALSGVWATTVATQSFGPAGMIFTAIAVGVGAGLVNGLLVAYGRLVPFIATLAMLVAARGLAAAISGKQTQVSGDQFINSIAKERVLGVPVLVIILLVVAGLGWVLLNRTTFGRRTIAIGGNAEAARLAGINVRGHTMLLYALSGLCCGIAAIMLTSLATSSQAAAAELYELDAIAAAIIGGTLLSGGRGTIVGSLFGVIVFSAITNLFAIANLPTEVQNMVKGAIIVVAVLIQQVRFSSVTQFARRHGLSRPKAGTPQQT; encoded by the coding sequence GTGAGTGCGGAAGTTGGCGTGAAGGATGGAGTGGCGCTGAACGCCGCCGGTCCCCGCTGGTGGAAGAACGAGTCGGCCGAGGGCCTGTGGCGCAACCTCGGGCTGGTCGGCGTGCTGCTGGCGCTGTTCGCGATCGGCGCGGTCATCCGGCCCGATCTCTACAGCGACTTCGACTGGGTGACCAACAACATGATGGTCATCCTGACCCAGGCGGCCGCGATCGGCGTGGTCACCGTGGGCATGACCTTCGTGATCATCGGCGGCGGCATCGACCTGTCGGTCGGCGCGCTGATCGCGCTGTCGGGAGTCTGGGCCACCACGGTGGCCACGCAGAGCTTCGGCCCGGCCGGCATGATCTTCACCGCGATCGCCGTCGGCGTCGGCGCGGGCCTGGTCAACGGCCTGCTCGTCGCGTACGGCCGGCTGGTGCCGTTCATCGCGACGCTGGCCATGCTGGTCGCGGCGCGCGGTCTGGCCGCCGCCATCTCCGGCAAGCAGACGCAGGTCTCCGGCGACCAGTTCATCAACAGCATCGCCAAGGAGCGCGTGCTCGGCGTGCCGGTGCTGGTCATCATCCTGCTGGTGGTGGCCGGGCTGGGCTGGGTGCTGCTCAACCGGACCACCTTCGGCCGGCGCACGATCGCCATCGGCGGCAACGCCGAGGCCGCCCGCCTGGCCGGCATCAACGTCCGCGGCCACACCATGCTGCTGTACGCCCTGTCCGGGCTGTGCTGCGGGATCGCCGCGATCATGCTCACCTCGCTGGCCACCTCCTCGCAGGCGGCCGCGGCCGAACTCTACGAACTCGACGCGATCGCCGCCGCGATCATCGGCGGCACGCTGCTCTCGGGCGGCCGCGGCACCATCGTCGGCTCGCTGTTCGGCGTGATCGTGTTCTCCGCGATCACCAACCTGTTCGCCATCGCCAACCTCCCCACGGAGGTCCAGAACATGGTCAAGGGCGCGATCATCGTGGTCGCGGTCCTGATCCAGCAGGTGCGGTTCTCGTCCGTCACGCAGTTCGCCCGAAGGCACGGCCTCTCCCGTCCCAAGGCCGGCACGCCGCAGCAGACCTGA
- a CDS encoding sugar ABC transporter ATP-binding protein → MSEEAAQTGEVVLRLSGVVKTFPGVRALDGVELEVRAGEVHCLLGQNGAGKSTLIKVLAGVHRPDAGRVEWLGEEVSFSGPQAAMKAGIATIYQELDLVDYLTVAENIYLGHEPRSFGFVHKGQAARQTAELLGRLGHGEIPPNRMVKALPAAGKQIVSMARALSHSAKLIIMDEPSAVLAHDEVGNLFRIIRELTAQGIAVVYISHRLEEIREIGDRVTVLKDGRTSAVNLPARSTPTRDLVSRMTGRSIEYVFPERPNTAPGERLLEVRGLGRSGEFTHVDLDVHAGEIVGIAGLVGSGRSEVLETIFGARQAEAGTVVMNGKALPPGNVAAAVRAGIGMAPEERKSQALLLGEPIYRNMTLTTFPGYATAGFTDAGKEQAEALRVADQLELRPRDVRRAVRTLSGGNQQKVVVGRWLLGDTRLLILDEPTRGVDVGARAELYQVIRDLAASGVGVLLVSSEVPEVLGLSDRVLVMREGRVVRSAPATELNEEDVLDLVMAGSLTAATTEEVAA, encoded by the coding sequence ATGAGCGAAGAGGCGGCGCAGACCGGTGAGGTGGTGCTGCGGCTGTCCGGGGTGGTGAAGACCTTCCCGGGCGTACGCGCCCTCGACGGCGTCGAGCTGGAGGTGCGCGCCGGAGAGGTGCACTGCCTGCTGGGGCAGAACGGCGCCGGCAAGTCCACCCTGATCAAGGTGCTGGCCGGGGTGCACCGGCCGGACGCGGGCCGGGTGGAGTGGCTGGGCGAGGAGGTCTCCTTCAGCGGCCCGCAGGCCGCGATGAAGGCCGGCATCGCCACCATCTACCAGGAGCTGGACCTCGTCGACTACCTGACCGTGGCGGAGAACATCTACCTCGGCCACGAGCCGCGCAGCTTCGGCTTCGTGCACAAGGGGCAGGCCGCGCGCCAGACCGCCGAGCTGCTGGGCCGCCTCGGCCACGGCGAGATCCCGCCGAACCGGATGGTCAAGGCGCTGCCCGCGGCGGGCAAGCAGATCGTCAGCATGGCGCGGGCGCTGTCCCACTCCGCCAAGCTGATCATCATGGACGAGCCCAGCGCCGTGCTCGCGCACGACGAGGTGGGCAACCTGTTCCGGATCATCCGGGAGCTGACCGCGCAGGGCATCGCCGTGGTCTACATCTCCCACCGGCTGGAGGAGATCCGCGAGATCGGCGACCGGGTCACCGTGCTCAAGGACGGGCGCACCTCCGCGGTGAACCTGCCCGCCCGCAGCACCCCGACCCGTGACCTGGTCAGCCGGATGACCGGCCGCTCCATCGAGTACGTCTTCCCCGAGCGGCCGAACACCGCGCCGGGGGAGCGGCTGCTGGAGGTGCGCGGCCTGGGCCGCTCCGGCGAGTTCACCCACGTGGACCTCGACGTGCACGCGGGCGAGATCGTCGGCATCGCGGGCCTGGTCGGCTCGGGCCGCTCCGAGGTGCTGGAGACCATCTTCGGCGCCCGGCAGGCCGAGGCGGGCACCGTGGTGATGAACGGCAAGGCGCTCCCGCCCGGCAACGTGGCGGCGGCGGTGCGCGCGGGCATCGGCATGGCGCCCGAGGAGCGCAAGAGCCAGGCGCTGCTGCTCGGCGAGCCGATCTACCGCAACATGACGCTGACCACCTTCCCCGGGTACGCCACCGCCGGCTTCACCGACGCCGGCAAGGAGCAGGCCGAGGCGCTGCGGGTGGCCGACCAGCTGGAGCTGCGCCCCCGCGACGTACGCCGCGCGGTGCGCACCCTGTCCGGCGGCAACCAGCAGAAGGTGGTCGTGGGCCGGTGGCTGCTCGGCGACACCCGGCTGCTGATCCTCGACGAGCCGACGCGCGGCGTCGACGTGGGCGCGCGGGCCGAGCTCTACCAGGTGATCCGCGACCTCGCCGCGTCCGGCGTCGGGGTGCTGCTGGTCTCCAGCGAGGTGCCCGAGGTGCTCGGCCTGTCCGACCGGGTGCTGGTCATGCGCGAGGGCCGGGTGGTGCGCAGCGCGCCGGCGACCGAGCTGAATGAAGAAGACGTTCTCGATCTGGTGATGGCGGGTTCCCTGACCGCCGCGACTACTGAAGAGGTGGCCGCGTGA
- a CDS encoding ROK family transcriptional regulator, producing the protein MSLARVLWDPLHVRVLRLLRDEGALSRAELADRLDIPRPRLLGELDRLVTGGQIAEAGPAESRGGRRSTLVELNPGMRFAGVDLGATSIDVEVTNGRLEPVAHYSETADIRSGPKVILQRVNELLAKAKVEGAFTHLDGIGIGVPGPVSFRDGVPVSPPIMPGWDRFPVRELLTREHGCPAVVDNDVNIMAIGERNGGVAHSVDNFLFVKIGTGIGCGVYLNGEVYRGTDGCAGDIGHIQVDSHGPVCTCGNVGCLEAVFSGAALAREATAAARSGASPALAERLATNGQVTAMDVAIAAVEGDVACVQLIRDGGRRIGTVLAGLVSFVNPSMIVIGGGLAQLGHIMLAEIRSVVYRRSLPLATGNLPLVLSELGPRAGVAGAAVLASEIAFEQA; encoded by the coding sequence ATGAGCCTCGCGCGGGTGCTCTGGGATCCCCTGCATGTCAGGGTGCTGCGGTTGCTGCGGGACGAAGGTGCGCTGTCGCGCGCCGAGCTCGCCGACCGCCTCGACATCCCGCGCCCCCGCCTGCTCGGCGAGCTGGACCGGCTGGTGACCGGCGGCCAGATCGCCGAGGCCGGCCCGGCCGAGTCGCGCGGCGGACGCCGCTCCACCCTGGTCGAGCTGAACCCGGGCATGCGTTTCGCCGGGGTCGACCTGGGCGCCACCTCGATCGACGTCGAGGTGACCAACGGGCGGCTGGAGCCGGTGGCCCACTACAGCGAGACGGCCGACATCCGCAGCGGGCCCAAGGTGATCCTGCAGCGGGTCAACGAGCTGCTCGCCAAGGCCAAGGTCGAGGGTGCGTTCACGCACCTGGACGGCATCGGCATCGGCGTGCCCGGCCCGGTCAGCTTCCGCGACGGGGTGCCCGTGTCGCCGCCGATAATGCCCGGCTGGGACCGCTTCCCCGTGCGCGAGCTGCTGACGCGGGAGCACGGGTGCCCGGCCGTGGTGGACAACGACGTGAACATCATGGCGATCGGCGAGCGCAACGGCGGCGTCGCGCACTCGGTGGACAACTTCCTCTTCGTGAAGATCGGCACCGGCATCGGCTGCGGCGTCTACCTCAACGGCGAGGTCTACCGGGGCACCGACGGCTGCGCCGGCGACATCGGTCACATCCAGGTCGACTCGCACGGCCCGGTCTGCACCTGCGGCAACGTCGGCTGCCTGGAGGCCGTGTTCAGCGGCGCGGCGCTGGCCCGCGAGGCCACCGCGGCGGCCCGGTCGGGCGCCTCGCCCGCGCTGGCCGAGCGCCTGGCCACCAACGGCCAGGTCACCGCGATGGACGTGGCGATCGCCGCGGTCGAGGGCGACGTGGCCTGTGTGCAGCTGATCCGCGACGGCGGCCGGCGCATCGGCACCGTGCTGGCCGGGCTGGTCAGCTTCGTCAACCCGTCGATGATCGTCATCGGCGGCGGCCTGGCGCAGCTCGGCCACATCATGCTGGCCGAGATCCGCAGCGTGGTCTACCGGCGGTCGCTGCCGCTGGCCACGGGCAACCTGCCGCTGGTGCTGTCCGAGCTGGGTCCCCGCGCGGGCGTCGCCGGTGCCGCCGTGCTGGCCAGCGAGATCGCCTTCGAGCAGGCATGA
- a CDS encoding substrate-binding domain-containing protein, with the protein MTKHIPDASRRRLLFGGTALAAGALLTACTSNEAEPNAAQTKGADTANPNAAAGKAVTIGFSAPAADHGWIAAITNNAKAQAGAYSDVTFKQVEAGKDAAAQRAALETLIAEKPDVIVLLPHDGKELNAFGLKAMEAGIPVVNLDRAFPDALAYRLQIKGDNYGMGVAAGHYIGKALKAKGVAAPVIGEIAGMDELELTQERSAGFKAALATYGFSVTNRRAARFTADSGQKEGQNLLQALPKIDAIWNHDDDQGIGVLAAISAANRSEFFMVGGAGSKKAIEDIAADNTVLKATVTYSPSMASSAISLARLIGQGKGMSDLVELQVPKEIILASETITKENASTYLKLGF; encoded by the coding sequence ATGACCAAGCACATTCCGGACGCGTCCCGCCGCCGGCTTCTCTTCGGCGGCACCGCGCTCGCCGCCGGCGCTCTGCTCACCGCGTGCACCAGCAACGAGGCCGAGCCGAACGCCGCGCAGACCAAGGGCGCCGACACGGCCAACCCGAACGCCGCGGCCGGCAAGGCCGTGACCATCGGGTTCTCCGCCCCGGCCGCCGACCACGGCTGGATCGCGGCGATCACCAACAACGCCAAGGCGCAGGCCGGGGCGTACAGCGACGTGACCTTCAAGCAGGTCGAGGCGGGTAAGGACGCGGCCGCGCAGCGTGCCGCGCTGGAGACCCTGATCGCCGAGAAGCCCGACGTCATCGTGCTGCTCCCGCACGACGGCAAGGAGCTCAACGCGTTCGGCCTCAAGGCCATGGAGGCCGGCATCCCGGTCGTCAACCTGGACCGCGCCTTCCCGGACGCGCTGGCGTACCGCCTGCAGATCAAGGGCGACAACTACGGCATGGGCGTGGCCGCCGGCCACTACATCGGCAAGGCGCTCAAGGCCAAGGGCGTGGCCGCGCCGGTCATCGGCGAGATCGCCGGCATGGACGAGCTGGAGCTGACCCAGGAGCGCAGCGCGGGCTTCAAGGCCGCGCTGGCCACCTACGGCTTCTCCGTCACCAACCGGCGCGCGGCGCGTTTCACCGCCGACAGCGGCCAGAAGGAGGGCCAGAACCTGCTCCAGGCGCTGCCCAAGATCGACGCCATCTGGAACCACGACGACGACCAGGGCATCGGTGTGCTGGCGGCCATCTCGGCGGCCAACCGCAGCGAGTTCTTCATGGTCGGCGGCGCCGGCTCCAAGAAGGCGATCGAGGACATCGCCGCCGACAACACCGTGCTCAAGGCCACGGTCACCTACAGCCCGTCGATGGCCTCCTCGGCCATCTCGCTGGCCCGCCTCATCGGCCAGGGCAAGGGCATGTCGGACCTGGTCGAGCTGCAGGTGCCGAAGGAGATCATCCTGGCCTCCGAGACGATCACGAAAGAGAACGCGAGCACCTACCTGAAGCTCGGTTTCTAA